Genomic DNA from uncultured Desulfuromusa sp.:
GTGCTCAGTGATGCCCATGGTATTTTTATCAACACTGAATCGGGCTCCGGGGACCTCAGCCTGCCACCAGTTTTCCTCTGCATATTCAAGTGGTTTGGGGGCGGGTGAATGCCACAGGATGTCGGTCTGATAACGACCACCAAGTTGCACCTGGGAAGAATTTGCTCCCCAGGTCAGTGCGAAATTGATTAACTTGATTTCTGAACGCCGCTGTCGTTCCAGTTTCTGCTGCTGGTGATAGATGTAGTGATGGCCGCTTTGATAACTGCGCCTCAGGTTTTCTGGTCCGTTTTTAAAGCAGAAACTGAATGATGTGGCAATGATCCTGAAAAAGTCGAGGGCAAGAGAGAATGCAGCCAGGTCCTGGTCCACCTCGCCGGGCGCAATAACCTGCTCCTGCCGGTTGTCTTTTGTGATGGTCACACCATCGGCACTGATCAGGATCAGTTGCTCTGTTGCCTCAAGTGAAAGTTCGACGGCACTGTTTTCAGAATTGTATGTGATCTTGAGTTGGCCGATATGGAAGAGGGCTTTCAGGGTGTCATGGGTTGTAAATTCGCGGATATGTTGCAGGTAGTCTGGCTGCAGGGCTTCAATGCAGGCAGCTACAGAGAATGACTCCAGCCATTCTTCCTCAGGGTCAGGGAAATAATACAGGCTAAATGTGGCATGGCCCCGACCGCGTTGTTGTGTTGTTCCGACAAGACTGAGTCCAAAGACACCAGCGTGTTCAGCGATTTTAATGCTGAAACCGTTATTCGGGCACTCTTTTACACCTCGCCAACCGAGACGTTGCCTGACTCCTGGAATGAAATTAGAACGTAACAGGATGACGGGCAACAGTTTCATGGCAACCTGTTGCGCATCAGCAAGTACGGCTGGTGGCAGAATTGTGCTCAGTCTTTTTATCATATTTTTGCCCCCATAATCCTGTCGCCTATCGTTGGGCTGCCCGTCAAGGTCAGCCCAACGTTTCACTTGAAGTCTACTTTGTAACCAATTAGCCGAATGTTATGACATCCCCATTGCCTAAATAAGCTTTGTCTTTAGAGCGGAATCGAGATGTCCCTTCAATCACCGGATAACCTTGCCTGATAAATTTCTTGGCACACAGAATACCCGTACAATGGTTACAGCCGATGCGATCAAAGTCGTAGTTGCGCAAGGAAATGACCAGATCGTCATACTTCGGATCCCAGTCATCGAACGGCGAGATGTGTAATCCGCCATAGATGCCGTGGAAATTATCGTTTTCGTATTTGATCTCTTTGTATGCGGTTTCAGCAAAATGGATAATGCCCTGATGGCAGCAACCGGTGACGCTGACCAGCCCCTTGCCGGCAACATTGAAGTACATGGATTGTTCACCGTAAACCCGACAGATGATGGGGATATCAAAAACATAGGTTGCCATGCCGGGGATGTGTGGATTCAACCCTATCGGGACGGTGACAACTTTGCCCGTGTGGCCACAATCCTTGATGTACTGCAAACCTTCCGAATAAAATCCCTCAGGGATATAAAGAGTGATCGTCGGGTCATATTTGAGCGTGACCGGCAGGCCCCAGAAATGATCGAAGTGTTCGTGAGAGATGAACAGCGCTTCAATCTCACGGTTGAGCAACATCTTGTCGATCCCTTCACGTTTGAAGCATTCGTGGGTCCAGGCGTAACTCCAGCCTGTATCGAGCAGGAATTTGCGCTTTTTCCCGGACATCTCTTCCACTTCGACCAGTGCAGCAAAACCACCGGCATTTTCCGGGCTAACACAATTTTTGACGCAGATGTCCCAGGCCTCATCGACTTTGTCAGGCAGGAGATGCTTGATCTTAGCCATGCCTTCCTGATAGCTACCTTTTCCCAGCCCCTTGCCGTTGCCGAAAGGTGGCCAGTTGTAATCGTACTGGTTGACCAGCAAGCCACCAGCACCTTTGATATCACTCATCAGAATGGAATTTTCAAACCAGCTGGTTTCGCTGATATTGGTGACCTTGACACTTTTACAGACGCCAATATCGGTCATCTTCCGGACTGTGTCCGGAAAGTTCTTTTTCCTAAGAGGTGAATAGGAGTAAACACCCATGGCACCAAGCATTCCAAGGCCGATACCAGTTGTCGCTCCTTTAAGAAAATCACGACGTTTGACTTTATCAGACATAATTTAACCTCCTGTGCTGCGGCTATTTGATCAGATCGATCGACTGGTAGAAATATGGTAGAGCCCAAACGGTGACAAAGAAGAAAACAACACCCATCACCGCACCTGCTCCGAGACCGAGGCCAAACTTTGGAGTCGGCTTGATCTCTTCGATCTGCTCCTGGTGAGCACTGTGCTCAGCCGCGAGTTCTTCTGCTGTCTTCGGCACCATCTTCCAGCCCGGCCAGTTATCCATAAACCAGTGTTGAACCAGCATCAGGTTGACCAGCCAGATCATCGGAATCATAGGGAAC
This window encodes:
- a CDS encoding MBL fold metallo-hydrolase, with amino-acid sequence MSDKVKRRDFLKGATTGIGLGMLGAMGVYSYSPLRKKNFPDTVRKMTDIGVCKSVKVTNISETSWFENSILMSDIKGAGGLLVNQYDYNWPPFGNGKGLGKGSYQEGMAKIKHLLPDKVDEAWDICVKNCVSPENAGGFAALVEVEEMSGKKRKFLLDTGWSYAWTHECFKREGIDKMLLNREIEALFISHEHFDHFWGLPVTLKYDPTITLYIPEGFYSEGLQYIKDCGHTGKVVTVPIGLNPHIPGMATYVFDIPIICRVYGEQSMYFNVAGKGLVSVTGCCHQGIIHFAETAYKEIKYENDNFHGIYGGLHISPFDDWDPKYDDLVISLRNYDFDRIGCNHCTGILCAKKFIRQGYPVIEGTSRFRSKDKAYLGNGDVITFG